From the genome of Triticum aestivum cultivar Chinese Spring chromosome 3B, IWGSC CS RefSeq v2.1, whole genome shotgun sequence, one region includes:
- the LOC123070657 gene encoding glucan endo-1,3-beta-glucosidase 13 isoform X1 — MARRHAAAVSAFLFLLLVGHCHGGKTGICYGRNADDLPGPDKVAQLVRQQSIKYVRIYDSNVDVIKAFANTSVELMVGVPNADLLAFSQYQSNVDTWLKNSILPYYPATVITYITVGAEITESPINVSALVVPAMRNVHAALKKVGLHKKITISSTHSLGVLSRSFPPSAGAFNSSYAHFLKPMLEFLVENQAPFMVDLYPYYAYQNSPSNVSLNYALFSPQSEGVIDPNTGLVYTNMFDAQVDSIFFALMALNFKTLKIMITETGWPHKGAAKETGATPDNAQTYNTNLIRHVVNDSGTPAKPGEEIDVYIFSLFNENRKPGIESERNWGLFSPDQSSIYSIDWTGRGNVDIMTGGNRSNGTWCVASTNVSETALQNGLNWACGPGNVDCSAIQPSQPCYQPDTLVSHASYAFNSYYQQNGATDVACGFGGAGMRTTKDPSYDTCVYMAAGYKKKTLRSLFANVMNMPTYWSDQQFALTIVFLLLSYSSKISTKNSTATPAPSGSSPSLLAQCRTLLLPVLPIVIALGFL, encoded by the exons GGCACTGCCACGGCGGCAAGACCGGCATCTGCTACGGACGCAACGCCGACGACCTGCCGGGGCCCGACAAGGTGGCGCAGCTCGTCCGGCAGCAGTCCATCAAGTACGTGCGCATCTACGACAGCAACGTCGACGTCATCAAGGCCTTCGCCAACACCAGCGTCGAGCTCATGGTCGGCGTCCCCAACGCCGACCTCCTCGCCTTCTCGCAGTACCAGTCCAACGTCGACACCTGGCTCAAGAACAGCATCCTCCCATACTACCCGGCCACCGTCATCACCTACATCACCGTCGGCGCCGAGATCACGGAGAGCCCCATCAACGTCTCCGCCCTCGTCGTGCCGGCCATGCGCAACGTGCACGCCGCGCTCAAGAAGGTCGGCCTGCACAAGAAGATCAccatctccagcacgcactcgctCGGGGTGCTGTCCCGGTCGTTCCCGCCGTCCGCGGGGGCGTTCAACAGCAGCTATGCGCACTTCCTGAAGCCCATGCTGGAGTTCCTCGTGGAGAACCAGGCGCCCTTCATGGTCGATCTGTACCCCTATTACGCCTACCAGAACTCGCCCAGCAATGTCTCGCTGAACTACGCCCTCTTCTCGCCGCAGTCCGAGGGCGTGATTGATCCCAACACTGGATTGGTCTACACAAACATGTTTGATGCGCAGGTCGATTCCATCTTCTTTGCGCTCATGGCTCTGAACTTCAAGACACTCAAGATCATGATCACCGAGACAGGATGGCCACACAAGGGAGCTGCTAAGGAGACAGGGGCTACTCCGGATAATGCTCAGACTTACAACACCAATCTGATTCGTCATGTTGTTAATGACAGTGGCACGCCTGCGAAGCCCGGAGAAGAAATAGATGTCTACATCTTCTCCTTGTTCAATGAGAACAGGAAGCCGGGCATCGAGTCGGAGAGGAACTGGGGACTCTTCTCTCCAGACCAAAGCTCCATCTACAGCATAGACTGGACTGGCCGAGGAAATGTGGACATCATGACCGGAGGAAACCGTTCAAATGGCACTTGGTGTGTTGCTTCAACCAATGTCTCGGAGACGGCTCTGCAGAATGGCCTGAATTGGGCATGCGGTCCAGGCAATGTCGATTGCTCTGCTATTCAGCCAAGCCAACCCTGCTACCAGCCCGACACATTGGTTTCACATGCTTCATATGCATTCAACAGCTATTATCAGCAAAATGGAGCTACTGATGTGGCTTGTGGATTTGGTGGTGCTGGAATGCGGACGACCAAAGATCCAA GTTATGACACTTGTGTTTACATGGCAGCCGGGTACAAAAAAAAAACTCTCCGATCTCTCTTTGCAAATGTGATGAACATGCCCACCTACTGGTCCGATCAACAGTTTGCACTAActattgtttttcttcttctttcttacaGCAGCAAGATTAGCACCAAAAATTCAACCGCCACTCCAGCTCCAAGCGGCTCCAGTCCGTCACTGCTGGCCCAATGCCGCACCCTGCTGCTCCCTGTGCTTCccattgtgattgccttaggctttCTGTGA
- the LOC123070657 gene encoding glucan endo-1,3-beta-glucosidase 13 isoform X2 encodes MARRHAAAVSAFLFLLLVGHCHGGKTGICYGRNADDLPGPDKVAQLVRQQSIKYVRIYDSNVDVIKAFANTSVELMVGVPNADLLAFSQYQSNVDTWLKNSILPYYPATVITYITVGAEITESPINVSALVVPAMRNVHAALKKVGLHKKITISSTHSLGVLSRSFPPSAGAFNSSYAHFLKPMLEFLVENQAPFMVDLYPYYAYQNSPSNVSLNYALFSPQSEGVIDPNTGLVYTNMFDAQVDSIFFALMALNFKTLKIMITETGWPHKGAAKETGATPDNAQTYNTNLIRHVVNDSGTPAKPGEEIDVYIFSLFNENRKPGIESERNWGLFSPDQSSIYSIDWTGRGNVDIMTGGNRSNGTWCVASTNVSETALQNGLNWACGPGNVDCSAIQPSQPCYQPDTLVSHASYAFNSYYQQNGATDVACGFGGAGMRTTKDPSYDTCVYMAAGSKISTKNSTATPAPSGSSPSLLAQCRTLLLPVLPIVIALGFL; translated from the exons GGCACTGCCACGGCGGCAAGACCGGCATCTGCTACGGACGCAACGCCGACGACCTGCCGGGGCCCGACAAGGTGGCGCAGCTCGTCCGGCAGCAGTCCATCAAGTACGTGCGCATCTACGACAGCAACGTCGACGTCATCAAGGCCTTCGCCAACACCAGCGTCGAGCTCATGGTCGGCGTCCCCAACGCCGACCTCCTCGCCTTCTCGCAGTACCAGTCCAACGTCGACACCTGGCTCAAGAACAGCATCCTCCCATACTACCCGGCCACCGTCATCACCTACATCACCGTCGGCGCCGAGATCACGGAGAGCCCCATCAACGTCTCCGCCCTCGTCGTGCCGGCCATGCGCAACGTGCACGCCGCGCTCAAGAAGGTCGGCCTGCACAAGAAGATCAccatctccagcacgcactcgctCGGGGTGCTGTCCCGGTCGTTCCCGCCGTCCGCGGGGGCGTTCAACAGCAGCTATGCGCACTTCCTGAAGCCCATGCTGGAGTTCCTCGTGGAGAACCAGGCGCCCTTCATGGTCGATCTGTACCCCTATTACGCCTACCAGAACTCGCCCAGCAATGTCTCGCTGAACTACGCCCTCTTCTCGCCGCAGTCCGAGGGCGTGATTGATCCCAACACTGGATTGGTCTACACAAACATGTTTGATGCGCAGGTCGATTCCATCTTCTTTGCGCTCATGGCTCTGAACTTCAAGACACTCAAGATCATGATCACCGAGACAGGATGGCCACACAAGGGAGCTGCTAAGGAGACAGGGGCTACTCCGGATAATGCTCAGACTTACAACACCAATCTGATTCGTCATGTTGTTAATGACAGTGGCACGCCTGCGAAGCCCGGAGAAGAAATAGATGTCTACATCTTCTCCTTGTTCAATGAGAACAGGAAGCCGGGCATCGAGTCGGAGAGGAACTGGGGACTCTTCTCTCCAGACCAAAGCTCCATCTACAGCATAGACTGGACTGGCCGAGGAAATGTGGACATCATGACCGGAGGAAACCGTTCAAATGGCACTTGGTGTGTTGCTTCAACCAATGTCTCGGAGACGGCTCTGCAGAATGGCCTGAATTGGGCATGCGGTCCAGGCAATGTCGATTGCTCTGCTATTCAGCCAAGCCAACCCTGCTACCAGCCCGACACATTGGTTTCACATGCTTCATATGCATTCAACAGCTATTATCAGCAAAATGGAGCTACTGATGTGGCTTGTGGATTTGGTGGTGCTGGAATGCGGACGACCAAAGATCCAA GTTATGACACTTGTGTTTACATGGCAGCCGG CAGCAAGATTAGCACCAAAAATTCAACCGCCACTCCAGCTCCAAGCGGCTCCAGTCCGTCACTGCTGGCCCAATGCCGCACCCTGCTGCTCCCTGTGCTTCccattgtgattgccttaggctttCTGTGA